In Microbulbifer sp. GL-2, the following are encoded in one genomic region:
- the pyrE gene encoding orotate phosphoribosyltransferase, whose translation MQQYQRDFIQLALDHQVLCFGDFTLKSGRQSPYFFNAGRFHTGAALAALGQAYAEAIIASGVEFDVIFGPAYKGIPLGAVTAVALAQKGIDKPFCYNRKEAKDHGEGGTLVGAPLNGKVLIIDDVITAGTAVREVMQIIDSHGAEAAGVVIGLNRQEKASEDCEFSAIQQVERQYNIPVISIVQLDNVISFLEQESQAGETLHKIVDYRQRYGVSGQ comes from the coding sequence ATGCAGCAATATCAGCGCGATTTTATCCAATTGGCCCTGGATCATCAGGTGTTGTGTTTTGGCGACTTCACCTTGAAATCAGGCCGTCAGAGCCCCTACTTCTTCAATGCCGGCCGATTCCACACCGGTGCGGCGCTGGCGGCACTCGGACAGGCATACGCCGAGGCGATTATCGCTTCGGGAGTGGAGTTTGATGTCATTTTCGGGCCGGCTTACAAGGGTATCCCGCTGGGTGCGGTGACTGCCGTGGCGTTGGCGCAGAAGGGCATCGACAAGCCTTTCTGTTACAACCGCAAGGAGGCCAAGGATCACGGCGAAGGCGGAACCTTAGTGGGTGCGCCGCTTAATGGCAAGGTTTTGATTATCGATGATGTAATTACCGCGGGTACAGCGGTGCGCGAAGTGATGCAGATTATCGATTCCCACGGTGCCGAAGCAGCCGGAGTGGTAATTGGTTTGAACCGCCAGGAAAAAGCCAGTGAGGATTGTGAATTCTCCGCTATTCAGCAGGTGGAGAGGCAGTACAATATTCCCGTGATCAGTATTGTACAGTTGGACAATGTGATCAGCTTCCTCGAGCAGGAGTCACAGGCTGGTGAAACCCTGCACAAAATTGTGGACTACCGGCAGCGTTACGGTGTTTCGGGTCAATAA